A genomic segment from Poecilia reticulata strain Guanapo linkage group LG3, Guppy_female_1.0+MT, whole genome shotgun sequence encodes:
- the ctr9 gene encoding RNA polymerase-associated protein CTR9 homolog, whose protein sequence is MSRGSIEIPLRDTDEVIELDFDQLPEGDEVISILKQEHTQLHIWIALALEYYKQGKTEDFVKLLEAARIDGNLDYRDHEKDQMTCLDTLAAYYVQQARKEKNKDAKKELITQATLLYTMADKIIMYDQNHLLGRACFCLLEGDKMDQADAQFHFVLNQSTNNIPALLGKACISFNKKDYKGALAYYKKALRTNPGCPAEVRLGMGHCFVKLNKLEKARLAFGRALELNSKCVGALVGLAVLELNNKDSESIKNGVQLLSRAYTIDPSNPMVLNHLANHFFFKKDYSKVQHLALHAFHNTEVEAMQAESCYQLARSFHVQEDYDQAFQYYYQATQFASSTFVLPFFGLGQMYVYRRDKENAAQCFEKVLKAYPNNYETMKILGSLYATSDDQEKRDIAKGHLKKVTEQYPDDVEAWIELAQILEQTDIQGALSAYGTATRILQEKVQADVPPEILNNLGALHFRLGNLGEAKKYFLASLDRAKAEGEHDEHYYNAISVTTSYNLARLYEAMCEFHEAEKLYKNILREHPNYVDCYLRLGAMARDKGNFYEASDWFKEALQINQDHPDAWSLIGNLHLAKQEWGPGQKKFERILKQPSTQNDTYSMLALGNVWLQTLHQPTRDREKEKRHQDRALAIYKQVLRNDAKNLYAANGIGAVLAHKGYFREARDVFAQVREATAEISDVWLNLAHIYVEQKQYISAVQMYENCLKKFYKYQNTEVLLYLARALFKCGKLQECKQMLLKARHVAPSDTVLMFNVALVLQRLATLVLKDEKSNLKAVLSAVKELELAHRYFSYLSKAGDKMRFDLALAASEARQCSDLLSQAQYHVARARKQDEEEKELRAKQEQERDLLRQQMLKEQEERQKREAEEQKKLLEQRALFVEKTRNLLTFVEGPKEATKEKKKGGGGGGGRRKKGGDADDFVNDDSDEDLPLKKKKRRKSSGSEQEDGEDGDKKKKKRRRPAKGGDDSDDEEGASRPKKQRKPKEGRKKIEKPQPERMPPSLKGKIKSKAIISSSESSSDEDGLKIAEDRTRDSGSGSEDEGGHRKRIASDSESDGGRNRSGSEAGSPRRSVGSDDESGSDRPVKKRRVQRQSDSEQSDNESKRSQSGSDESRAASPVAASDRGSEAGSDNEGSPRRSDNGSEQEASNNDDSD, encoded by the exons ATGTCTCGGGGTTCCATTGAGATCCCTTTACGGGACACCGATGAg GTTATTGAGCTCGACTTCGACCAGCTGCCGGAGGGAGATGAGGTTATCAGCATCCTGAAGCAGgaacacacacagctgcacatCTGGATCGCTTTGGCT ttggaGTACTACAAGCAAGGCAAAACAGAGGACTTTGTCAAGCTTTTAGAGGCAGCGCGTATCGATGGAAACCTGGACTACAGAGACCATGAGAAAGACCAGATGACCTGCTTGGACACGTTAGCAGCTTATTATGTCCAGCAGGCTcgtaaagagaaaaacaaagatgccAAGAAGGAGCTCATCACGCAGGCCACTCTGCTGTACACCATGGCAGATAAGATCATTATGTACGACCAG AACCATTTGTTGGGGCGAGCCTGTTTCTGCCTGCTGGAAGGAGACAAGATGGACCAGgctgatgctcagttccactTTGTGCTCAACCAGTCCACCAATAACATCCCTGCTTTGCTTG GTAAGGCCTGCATCTCATTCAATAAGAAGGACTACAAGGGAGCGCTGGCGTACTATAAAAAGGCTTTACGAACAAACCCTGGCTGCCCAG CTGAAGTCAGACTGGGGATGGGTCACTGCTTCGTCAAGCTCAATAAACTGGAGAAGGCCCGTTTGGCGTTCGGTCGAGCTTTGGAGCTGAACTCTAAGTGTGTGGGAGCGCTGGTTGGCTTGGCCGTTTtagagctcaacaacaaagactCTGAGTCCATTAAGAACGGAGTGCAGCTCCTGTCGCGGGCTTACACCATCGACCCCAGCAACCCCATGGTGCTCAACCACCTCGCCAACCACTTCTTTTTCAAAAAG GACTACAGTAAGGTCCAGCATCTCGCCCTGCACGCTTTCCACAACACGGAAGTCGAGGCCATGCAGGCTGAGAGCTGCTATCAGTTGGCGCGTTCATTTCATGTGCAG gAGGACTACGACCAGGCGTTTCAGTATTACTACCAGGCTACTCAGTTTGCCTCTTCCACCTTCGTGCTGCCCTTCTTTGGTTTGGGACAGATGTATGTGTATCGTAGAGACAAGGAAAATGCCGCTCAGTGCTTTGAAAAGGTTTTGAAGGCCTACCCCAACAACTACGAAACAATGAAAATCCTGGGATCCCTCTACGCAACGTCCGACGATCAGGAAAAGAGAGACATTGCAAAA GGCCACTTGAAGAAGGTGACGGAGCAGTACCCGGACGATGTGGAGGCGTGGATCGAGCTGGCTCAGATCTTGGAGCAGACCGACATCCAGGGCGCGTTGTCGGCTTACGGCACGGCCACTCGCATCCTCCAGGAGAAGGTGCAGGCCGACGTTCCCCCCGAGATCCTCAACAACCTTGGGGCTCTACACTTCAGGCTTGGTAACCTCGGGGAAGCTAAG aaatattttctagcATCCCTGGACCGAGCTAAAGCTGAGGGCGAGCACGACGAGCATTACTACAACGCCATTTCTGTCACCACCTCCTACAACCTGGCCCGTTTGTACGAGGCCATGTGCGAGTTCCACGAAGCCGAGAAACTCTATAAAAACATCCTCAGGGAGCATCCGAACTACGTGGACT GTTATTTACGCCTCGGAGCGATGGCTCGTGACAAAGGGAACTTCTACGAAGCGTCCGACTGGTTTAAAGAAGCGCTGCAGATTAACCAG GATCACCCAGACGCCTGGTCGCTCATTGGAAATCTTCACTTAGCCAAGCAGGAGTGGGGGCCGGGCCAGAAGAAGTTTGAGCGCATCCTGAAACAGCCGTCCACTCAGAACGACACGTACTCCATGCTGGCTCTGGGGAACGTGTGGCTGCAGACTCTGCACCAGCCCACCAGGGACAGAGAAAAG GAAAAGAGACACCAGGATCGAGCTTTGGCAATCTACAAGCAAGTCCTGCGAAATGACGCCAAAAATCTCTACGCCGCTAACGGCATCG GGGCCGTCCTCGCTCACAAAGGTTATTTCCGAGAGGCGCGTGACGTGTTTGCCCAGGTGAGAGAAGCCACGGCGGAAATCAGCGACGTGTGGCTGAATCTGGCTCACATCTACGTGGAGCAGAAGCAGTACATCAGTGCTGTGCAGATG TACGAAAACTGCTTGAAGAAATTTTACAAATACCAGAACACGGAGGTGCTGCTGTATCTTGCCAGAGCTCTCTTCAAATGTGGGAAACTCCAGGAGTGTAAGCAGATGCTGCTGAAG GCTCGGCATGTGGCGCCCAGTGACACGGTGCTGATGTTCAACGTGGCCCTGGTGCTTCAGAGACTCGCCACTCTAGTGCTGAAAGACGAGAAGAGCAATTTAAAGGCTGTGCTCAGTGCAGTGAAGGAGCTGGAACTGGCTCACAG ATATTTCAGCTACCTCAGCAAAGCTGGAGACAAGATGAGGTTTGACCTCGCTCTTGCTGCGTCCGAGGCCAG GCAGTGCTCTGACCTGCTGAGTCAGGCTCAGTACCACGTGGCCAGAGCCAGAAAGCAGGACGAAGAGGAGAAGGAGCTTCGTGCCAAACAGGAACAAGAGAGGGACCTGCTGCGCCAGCAGATGTTAAAAGAACAG GAAGAGCGGCAAAAAAGAGAGgcagaggagcagaagaagctCCTGGAGCAGAGAGCTTTGTTTGTGGAGAAGACCAGGAACTTGCTCACGTTTGTGGAAGGACCAAAAGAAGCGaccaaagaaaagaagaagggaGGAGGCGGCGGAGGAGGGCGT CGTAAGAAAGGAGGCGACGCGGACGACTTTGTCAATGACGATTCGGATGAGGACCTTCcactgaaaaagaagaagaggagaaagagcAGCGGCAGCGAGCAAGAGGATGGCGAGGAcggagataaaaagaaaaagaagaggaggag ACCTGCAAAAGGAGGAGATGACAGCGATGATGAGGAAGGAGCATCTCGGCCCAAAAAGCAGCGCAAACCCAAAGAAGGACGCAAGAAGATTGAAAAg CCCCAGCCTGAGCGAATGCCACCATCCCTTAAAGGGAAGATCAAGTCCAAGGCCATCATCTCGTCCTCTGAATCCTCGTCAGATGAGGACGGACTGAAAATAGCTGAAGACAG AACCCGGGACAGCGGCTCGGGGTCCGAGGACGAAGGCGGTCACAGGAAACGCATAGCATCCGACAGCGAATCAGACGGCGGGAGGAATCGCTCCGGCAGCGAGGCGGGAAGCCCTCGCCGCTCCGTCGGCTCGGACGACGAGTCCGGCAGCGACCGACcagtgaagaagaggagggtGCAGCGGCAGTCCGACTCCGAGCAGTCGGACAACGAGAGCAAGAGGAGCCAGTCGGGATCGGACGAGTCGAGAGCCGCCTCGCCTGTGGCCGCTTCGGACAGAGGCTCCGAGGCAGGGTCAGACAACGAAGGGTCGCCGCGGCGCTCCGACAATGGATCAGAACAGGAGGCGTCAAATAACGATGACAGCGATTAG